Proteins found in one Pyramidobacter piscolens W5455 genomic segment:
- the rpmI gene encoding 50S ribosomal protein L35, translating into MVWKAKTHSGAKKRFSYTGSGKIKYQKNGRRHLLSTKNAKRHRRLRQAGLLANGQEEMLRLMMPGK; encoded by the coding sequence ATGGTCTGGAAAGCAAAGACTCATTCCGGCGCGAAAAAGCGCTTTTCGTACACGGGCAGCGGCAAGATCAAGTATCAGAAGAACGGACGCCGCCACCTTCTGAGCACCAAAAACGCCAAGAGACACCGCCGCCTGCGTCAGGCGGGGCTTCTTGCCAACGGGCAGGAAGAGATGCTGCGTCTGATGATGCCCGGCAAGTAA
- a CDS encoding type II toxin-antitoxin system RelE/ParE family toxin produces the protein MTRYETAISCQAEQDLREIFEYIAFELLAPESANSQLTRLERAIGKLETFPEKHRQYAKEPWKSRNLRVMPVDDYCVFYIPDKEEMTATVIRVIYGGRDIDKQLEQFTDDIPEA, from the coding sequence ATGACGAGATATGAGACGGCTATTTCTTGCCAAGCAGAGCAGGACCTACGGGAAATATTCGAATATATTGCCTTTGAACTGCTCGCTCCTGAGAGTGCGAATTCTCAACTTACACGGCTGGAACGTGCGATAGGGAAACTTGAAACGTTTCCGGAAAAGCACAGGCAATATGCAAAAGAACCTTGGAAAAGCAGGAATCTCAGGGTAATGCCGGTAGATGATTATTGTGTTTTCTATATCCCCGACAAAGAAGAAATGACAGCAACTGTCATTCGTGTGATCTATGGCGGCAGAGATATAGATAAACAATTAGAACAGTTCACAGATGATATACCAGAGGCATGA
- a CDS encoding type II toxin-antitoxin system RelB/DinJ family antitoxin, translating to MAQKSANLYVRIEPDVKEQAESILSALGVPASNAINMFYKQIIIHRGLPFEVVLPARRPLDLSEMSAVELSEELEKGYADMKAGRTKPAKEVFSAIRKGYAL from the coding sequence ATGGCACAGAAATCTGCTAATTTATATGTAAGGATCGAACCGGATGTCAAAGAACAGGCGGAAAGCATTTTATCTGCGTTAGGTGTGCCGGCTTCCAATGCCATCAATATGTTTTACAAACAGATCATCATCCACAGAGGGCTTCCGTTTGAAGTTGTACTTCCCGCCAGGAGACCGCTTGATCTGTCGGAAATGAGCGCAGTGGAGTTGTCGGAGGAACTTGAGAAAGGATATGCGGACATGAAGGCTGGGAGAACTAAGCCGGCGAAGGAGGTCTTTTCAGCGATCCGTAAAGGCTATGCCTTATGA
- the dut gene encoding dUTP diphosphatase, which produces MTLTVKIRRESENIPLPEYATPQAAGMDLRASEDAVLEPGKIVSVGTGLHIELPAGYEAQIRPRSGLALKYGISLPNAPGTIDADYRGEIRVILVNLGREPFSVHAGDRIAQMVVAPVTRIGWQPSETLSETSRQNGGFGSTGTR; this is translated from the coding sequence ATGACGCTGACCGTCAAGATCCGGCGCGAGAGCGAAAACATCCCGCTGCCCGAGTACGCTACGCCTCAGGCGGCGGGAATGGACCTTCGCGCCAGCGAAGACGCGGTGCTCGAACCCGGCAAAATCGTCAGCGTCGGGACTGGCCTTCACATCGAACTGCCCGCAGGGTATGAAGCGCAAATTCGCCCCCGCAGCGGACTGGCGCTGAAGTACGGCATTTCGCTGCCGAACGCGCCGGGCACGATCGACGCCGATTATCGCGGCGAAATCCGCGTGATTCTGGTAAATTTGGGGCGCGAGCCTTTTTCCGTCCATGCGGGCGACCGTATCGCCCAGATGGTGGTGGCTCCCGTCACAAGGATCGGCTGGCAGCCCAGCGAAACGCTCAGCGAAACGAGCCGTCAGAATGGCGGCTTCGGCAGCACGGGAACCCGTTAA
- a CDS encoding type II toxin-antitoxin system YafQ family toxin: MRQTKLTVKLTTAFKKDYKLAMKRGLKLELLDAVIEQLAMGKVLPKIYRDHELAGSWKGHRECHILSDWLLIYRIEESVLVLTISRTGTHGDLFDK, from the coding sequence GTGAGACAGACAAAGCTGACCGTCAAACTGACCACGGCATTTAAGAAGGACTACAAGCTCGCAATGAAGCGGGGATTAAAACTCGAACTTCTGGATGCCGTGATCGAACAGCTTGCCATGGGAAAGGTTCTGCCGAAGATCTACAGGGATCATGAGCTGGCCGGAAGCTGGAAAGGACACAGGGAATGCCATATCCTCTCCGATTGGCTTTTGATCTATCGGATTGAAGAAAGCGTGCTGGTGCTGACTATCTCCCGAACGGGAACGCACGGCGACCTGTTTGATAAATGA
- a CDS encoding type II toxin-antitoxin system RelB/DinJ family antitoxin — protein sequence MAGTTTNISIRMDSDLKAQADALFGELGMNLTTAFNIFVRQSLREGGIPFDICLHQPRQETIAAMLEAERIAKDPSVKGYTDLDELFADLKK from the coding sequence ATGGCTGGAACAACTACCAATATCAGCATCCGTATGGACAGTGACTTGAAAGCACAGGCAGACGCCTTATTCGGTGAGCTTGGCATGAATCTTACGACGGCTTTCAACATCTTTGTGCGTCAGTCTCTCCGTGAGGGGGGGATTCCCTTTGATATCTGCCTCCATCAGCCACGCCAGGAGACGATTGCCGCCATGCTGGAAGCGGAGAGGATTGCGAAAGACCCGTCAGTAAAGGGTTATACCGACCTTGACGAGCTGTTCGCGGACCTTAAAAAGTGA
- the rplT gene encoding 50S ribosomal protein L20 — MRVKAASSSDRKYKKLFSITKGFFGHKKNNYRRAREAYLHALSSMFKDRRRKKRDFRRLWISRINAAARMEGMSYSFFMNGLKKAGIEVNRKMLADLAVNDMAAFRGIAEQARQALAK; from the coding sequence ATGCGCGTTAAAGCAGCCAGTTCCAGCGATAGAAAGTACAAAAAGCTTTTTTCCATCACCAAGGGATTTTTCGGCCATAAGAAGAACAATTACCGCCGCGCCCGCGAAGCCTATCTGCACGCCCTGAGCAGCATGTTCAAGGACCGCCGCCGCAAGAAGAGGGATTTCCGCCGTCTGTGGATCTCCCGCATCAACGCGGCCGCGCGCATGGAGGGCATGTCGTACAGTTTCTTCATGAACGGCCTGAAGAAGGCCGGCATCGAAGTGAACCGCAAGATGCTTGCCGATCTTGCCGTCAACGACATGGCGGCTTTCCGCGGTATTGCCGAGCAGGCTCGCCAGGCTTTGGCCAAGTAA
- the infC gene encoding translation initiation factor IF-3, translated as MNEEINAEQILVIDNEGKKLGVMTPAEGIAAAEERELDLVEVAPDGNPPVCRILDFGKYRYQQQKRDKDARKKQKVQALKEIKMRPKIDEHDYDFKTKAVVKFLESGHRVKVSIFFRGREMAFLDKGREVINRVAADCAAVGRMDEEPRMEGRYMRALFVPLFSSARSDGKE; from the coding sequence GTGAACGAAGAGATCAACGCCGAGCAAATCCTTGTGATCGACAACGAGGGCAAGAAACTGGGCGTTATGACTCCGGCTGAAGGAATCGCCGCAGCGGAAGAGCGTGAGCTGGATCTTGTGGAAGTCGCGCCGGACGGCAATCCGCCCGTGTGCCGCATCCTTGATTTCGGCAAGTACCGTTATCAGCAGCAGAAGCGCGACAAAGACGCCCGCAAGAAGCAGAAGGTGCAGGCGCTCAAGGAAATCAAGATGCGTCCCAAGATCGACGAACACGATTACGATTTCAAGACGAAGGCCGTGGTCAAGTTCCTTGAAAGCGGGCATCGCGTGAAAGTGTCCATATTCTTCCGCGGCAGAGAGATGGCGTTTTTGGACAAAGGCCGTGAGGTCATTAACCGCGTCGCGGCTGACTGCGCTGCCGTCGGCAGGATGGACGAAGAGCCGCGCATGGAAGGCCGCTATATGAGAGCGTTGTTTGTGCCGCTTTTTAGTTCCGCCAGGAGCGACGGCAAAGAATAG
- the thrS gene encoding threonine--tRNA ligase, translated as MFKYRGPEGQTLESEALKAGDILSRWKLDKGAVAAFVDGEEKDLDVVIDHDAEVKPITPETEEGIEIVRHSTAHLLAEAVMNLYPAAKVAIGPTIKDGFYYDIEFPETVSEEILPALEKEMRRIAKRSIPLRRERVGVADAIKLFRERNDPYKVEILEGVGDETVNLYWQDDYVDLCRGPHVPNTRFLKHFKLLSMAGAYWRGDEHNIMLTRIYGTAFNTQEELDAYITRMEEARRRDHRKLGKELDLFSLHNEGVGFPFFHPKGMVVMNKLMSFWRRLHFLNGYTEARTPQILNRDLWLRSGHWDHYRENMYFTTIDDIPHAIKPMNCPGGIIIYKTSKHSYRELPIRMGELGVVHRHELSGALHGLMRVRCFTQDDAHHFCTPEQIKDEVKLIMKLNDYVYTHVFGFKYHVELSTRPENSMGSDELWEIAENALSETLAETGTPYVLNPGDGAFYGPKIDFHLEDCIGRTWQCGTIQLDFTMPEKFDMTYVGADGREHRPVMLHRTILGSIERFMGILIENYAGAFPYWLAPVQVKLLAVSDDHLPYAREVAEKLQNLNVRVEIDRRDEKLGRKIRDAQMEKVPYMLVIGDKEVEARTVAVRDRAKGDLGSMDFAAFTGLLAEQYDPEKENFRVRLGQ; from the coding sequence ATGTTCAAATATCGGGGCCCCGAAGGGCAAACGCTGGAAAGCGAAGCGCTCAAGGCCGGAGACATCCTTTCCCGGTGGAAGCTGGACAAGGGAGCCGTCGCCGCTTTCGTCGACGGAGAAGAAAAAGATCTCGACGTCGTGATCGACCACGACGCGGAGGTCAAACCGATCACGCCGGAGACGGAAGAGGGCATCGAAATCGTCCGCCACTCCACGGCACATCTGCTGGCCGAGGCCGTCATGAACCTGTACCCGGCCGCCAAGGTGGCCATCGGCCCGACAATCAAAGACGGCTTTTACTACGACATCGAGTTTCCCGAGACGGTCTCCGAGGAGATCTTGCCCGCGCTTGAAAAAGAAATGCGCCGCATCGCCAAGCGCTCCATCCCGCTGCGCCGCGAACGGGTCGGCGTAGCCGACGCCATCAAACTGTTCAGGGAGCGCAACGATCCCTACAAAGTCGAAATTCTCGAGGGCGTCGGCGACGAGACCGTCAACCTGTACTGGCAGGACGATTACGTCGATCTGTGCCGCGGCCCGCACGTCCCCAACACGCGCTTTTTGAAGCACTTCAAGCTGCTGTCGATGGCTGGGGCGTACTGGCGCGGCGACGAGCACAACATCATGCTGACCCGCATCTACGGCACCGCCTTCAACACGCAGGAAGAGCTCGACGCCTACATCACCCGCATGGAAGAGGCGCGCCGCCGCGACCACCGCAAGCTCGGCAAGGAACTCGACCTGTTCAGCCTTCACAACGAAGGCGTCGGCTTCCCGTTCTTCCATCCCAAAGGCATGGTCGTCATGAACAAGCTCATGTCCTTCTGGCGCCGCCTGCATTTTCTCAACGGCTATACCGAGGCCCGCACGCCGCAGATCCTCAACCGCGATCTGTGGCTCCGTTCCGGCCACTGGGACCATTACCGCGAGAACATGTACTTCACCACCATCGACGACATCCCGCACGCGATCAAGCCCATGAACTGCCCGGGCGGCATCATCATCTACAAGACCAGCAAGCACAGCTATCGCGAGCTGCCCATCCGCATGGGCGAGCTGGGCGTCGTGCACCGCCACGAGCTTTCCGGCGCGCTGCACGGTCTGATGCGCGTGCGCTGCTTCACACAGGACGACGCTCATCACTTCTGCACGCCCGAACAGATCAAGGACGAAGTGAAGCTAATCATGAAGCTGAACGACTACGTGTACACGCACGTCTTCGGCTTCAAGTATCATGTCGAACTGTCGACCCGCCCCGAGAACTCCATGGGCAGCGACGAGCTCTGGGAGATCGCCGAGAACGCCCTGAGCGAGACCCTCGCGGAGACAGGCACGCCTTATGTGCTCAACCCCGGCGACGGCGCGTTCTATGGCCCCAAGATCGACTTCCACCTCGAAGACTGCATCGGCCGCACCTGGCAGTGCGGCACCATCCAGCTCGACTTCACGATGCCCGAGAAGTTCGACATGACCTACGTCGGCGCTGACGGCAGGGAACACCGCCCCGTCATGCTGCACCGCACGATCCTGGGCAGCATCGAGCGCTTCATGGGCATCCTCATCGAGAACTACGCCGGCGCGTTCCCTTATTGGCTGGCCCCCGTGCAGGTCAAGCTGCTCGCGGTGAGCGACGACCATTTGCCCTACGCCCGCGAAGTGGCCGAGAAGCTTCAGAACCTGAACGTCCGCGTCGAAATCGACCGCCGCGACGAAAAGCTGGGACGCAAGATCCGCGACGCGCAGATGGAAAAGGTGCCCTACATGCTCGTGATCGGCGACAAGGAAGTGGAAGCGCGCACCGTGGCCGTCCGCGACCGCGCCAAGGGCGACCTCGGCAGCATGGACTTCGCCGCCTTCACCGGGCTCCTGGCGGAACAGTACGATCCCGAAAAGGAAAACTTCCGCGTCAGGCTCGGTCAGTGA